One stretch of Helicobacter jaachi DNA includes these proteins:
- the ilvN gene encoding acetolactate synthase small subunit — translation MDRELKKSICVNVINEHSVLARISGLFSARGYNIESLTTAPIPNSNLSRITIVTQGSEVVIEQIIKQLHKLVPVVSVISSDNLLEKEAVLAKIPLSERLADIEALCKAYNGKIANASEKYIIIIATDKPARIEQFIAALKIFNPKEIIRSGVIAMEK, via the coding sequence ATGGATAGGGAACTAAAAAAGAGCATTTGCGTGAATGTGATTAATGAGCATAGCGTGCTGGCGCGGATTTCTGGGCTATTTTCTGCGCGCGGATATAATATAGAATCTCTTACCACAGCTCCTATTCCAAATAGCAATCTCTCGCGCATTACGATTGTTACGCAAGGCTCAGAAGTAGTGATTGAGCAAATCATTAAACAACTGCATAAGCTTGTGCCGGTGGTGAGCGTGATTTCTAGCGATAATTTGCTTGAAAAAGAAGCCGTGCTAGCCAAAATTCCGCTAAGCGAGCGACTAGCTGATATCGAGGCTTTGTGCAAAGCCTATAATGGCAAAATTGCTAATGCAAGTGAAAAGTATATCATTATCATTGCCACAGATAAGCCTGCGCGCATTGAGCAGTTTATCGCCGCTTTAAAAATCTTTAATCCCAAAGAAATCATACGAAGCGGCGTGATTGCTATGGAAAAGTAG
- a CDS encoding type II toxin-antitoxin system YafQ family toxin, whose translation MKYEIKYSNEFKKGLKKYKHDKQTLELIQSVIDKLANDEILDEKYKDHKLKGDYKDLRECHIKPDLLLIYKKDSQILVLICLAIGSHSDLF comes from the coding sequence ATGAAATATGAAATTAAATATTCAAATGAGTTTAAAAAAGGGCTTAAAAAATACAAGCACGACAAACAAACGCTAGAGCTGATACAAAGCGTTATTGATAAATTAGCAAATGATGAGATTTTAGATGAAAAATATAAAGACCACAAGCTAAAAGGCGACTATAAAGATTTAAGAGAATGCCACATAAAGCCTGATTTGTTGCTAATATATAAAAAAGATTCTCAAATTTTAGTGCTTATTTGCCTTGCCATTGGCTCTCATAGTGATTTATTTTAA
- the pdxA gene encoding 4-hydroxythreonine-4-phosphate dehydrogenase: protein MLAISIGDVNGIGLEIALKAHKQIARFSKPLYCVHREVLESACALLGYPLTMCEDMECVADFAADTKDLIHPAQICAKSGKYSFDSFMQGVRLCEANVCSALVTLPIHKGAWHKAGIESIGHTHALSSHFGVDSIMMLGCEELFVALFTDHVALKSVSGYVDKARVLGFLLTFARAIKLSEPCCVLGLNPHCGDGGIMGNEDAYIAKAVQAANDTLKYELFFGPYPPDSAFSPLNRKRFRYFVSMYHDVGLAPLKALYFEQSINVSLNLPILRTSVDHGVAFDKAYKAQQDISLTSYINAAKYAAQGGL from the coding sequence GTGCTAGCCATAAGTATTGGCGATGTCAATGGCATAGGGCTTGAGATTGCCTTAAAGGCGCACAAGCAGATTGCTAGATTCTCAAAGCCGCTTTATTGCGTGCATAGAGAAGTTTTAGAATCTGCCTGCGCGCTTTTGGGCTATCCTCTTACGATGTGCGAGGATATGGAGTGTGTGGCGGATTTTGCAGCGGATACAAAGGATTTAATCCACCCTGCGCAAATTTGTGCTAAAAGTGGCAAATACAGCTTTGATAGCTTTATGCAGGGTGTGAGATTGTGCGAAGCAAATGTGTGCAGCGCGCTAGTTACACTGCCCATTCACAAAGGCGCGTGGCATAAGGCAGGTATAGAATCTATAGGGCATACACACGCGCTTTCATCACACTTTGGCGTAGATTCTATAATGATGCTAGGCTGTGAGGAATTGTTTGTAGCCCTATTTACCGACCATGTCGCGCTTAAATCTGTGAGCGGCTATGTGGATAAGGCGCGAGTTTTGGGCTTTTTGCTTACCTTTGCACGCGCAATTAAACTTAGTGAGCCTTGCTGCGTGCTAGGGCTTAATCCACATTGCGGCGATGGCGGTATTATGGGCAATGAAGATGCCTATATCGCCAAAGCCGTGCAGGCAGCAAATGATACACTCAAATATGAGCTATTTTTTGGACCATATCCGCCAGATAGCGCGTTTTCGCCACTTAATCGCAAGCGCTTTAGGTATTTTGTGAGTATGTATCATGATGTGGGGCTAGCTCCGCTCAAGGCGCTCTATTTTGAGCAGAGTATTAATGTAAGCCTTAATCTCCCTATTTTGCGCACTTCAGTAGACCATGGCGTGGCATTTGATAAGGCATATAAAGCCCAGCAAGATATTAGCTTAACAAGCTATATTAATGCTGCAAAATACGCTGCACAAGGAGGTTTATAG
- a CDS encoding restriction endonuclease subunit S, producing the protein MKTSILKKSILDYAIKGELSARFRRENANLNALSEIKSYNADILIKRENLQKELKILESNLKKLTSSSKGSKTSHTPSLRGEAQAIHTPPLQSKTISSPSLRASETSEAIHTNAQEIKAQIQSIKKDLQNCKIITPLNIESKFTESNFNPPFEIPQTWAWVRLGDICDVRDGTHESPKYYEKGIPLITSKNLKNGALSFDNISYISQLDADRINLRSKVNINDILFAMIGTIGNPVLITQKPDYCIKNVALFKKYYGKLDMKFLLYILLFFQNLMQNSSNASVQSFVSLKYLKNFAIPLPPLKEQQEIARILDSLISLANEFDSIKEELKRIEKRIEKSLLKLALEGNLSKGYRRENPHINAYSEIESYNANILTKRENLQKELKFLESKLKKLTSSSKGSKTSHSPSLRGEAEAIHTNAKEQIKAQIKELKQELEKCKIITPLESSIENCSFQYKFIESKTPDSMDSSKLDSTPSLSGDEINAATSSPSLRASETSHNSSLRASETSEAIHTPLPNDKEKTMDCHDFAYAKSRNDATDLTNCYHKSRNDVTYVTNCYNKSYNDAFTPPFEIPSTWTWVRLGDICEIVLGKTPKREVKEYWEPKDYKWVSIADMKERESIFSTKDSISELAKQECFGNFIFKKGTLILSFKLTIGKTSILGFDGYHNEGIASIIPKFHKENEEIFKHFLLLLLSEFTQFIESTGAIKGETLNKAKLIELPIPLPPLKEQEFISKELEKLFTLTKGLRVD; encoded by the coding sequence GTGAAAACAAGTATTTTAAAAAAATCCATTTTAGACTATGCGATAAAGGGCGAATTAAGCGCGAGATTCCGCCGTGAAAATGCAAATTTAAATGCTTTAAGCGAGATAAAAAGTTATAATGCTGATATTTTAATAAAGCGCGAAAATTTACAAAAAGAGTTAAAGATTCTAGAATCTAATCTCAAAAAACTTACTTCGTCATCAAAAGGGAGCAAAACGAGCCACACTCCGTCATTGCGAGGCGAAGCCCAAGCAATCCACACTCCGCCATTGCAAAGTAAAACAATCTCCTCCCCGTCATTGCGAGCTAGTGAAACGAGCGAAGCAATCCACACGAACGCACAAGAAATAAAAGCCCAAATCCAAAGCATTAAAAAAGACTTGCAAAATTGTAAAATCATAACGCCTTTAAATATAGAATCTAAATTTACAGAATCTAATTTCAATCCACCCTTTGAAATACCACAAACTTGGGCTTGGGTGCGCCTTGGGGATATTTGTGATGTAAGAGATGGAACGCACGAATCACCAAAATATTATGAAAAAGGTATCCCATTGATTACTAGCAAAAATTTAAAGAATGGCGCTTTGTCATTTGATAATATTAGTTACATATCGCAATTGGATGCCGACAGAATTAATCTGCGCTCAAAAGTGAATATAAACGATATTTTATTTGCAATGATAGGCACTATAGGAAATCCTGTCTTAATAACTCAAAAACCAGACTATTGTATTAAAAATGTTGCGTTATTTAAAAAATATTATGGTAAATTAGATATGAAATTTCTATTGTATATTCTTTTATTTTTTCAAAATTTAATGCAAAATAGCAGTAATGCTTCTGTTCAATCTTTTGTATCATTAAAATATTTAAAAAATTTCGCAATCCCCCTGCCGCCATTAAAAGAACAGCAAGAAATCGCTAGAATCTTAGATTCACTAATTTCACTTGCAAATGAATTTGACAGCATTAAAGAGGAATTAAAGAGGATAGAAAAGAGGATAGAAAAGAGTTTGCTTAAATTAGCCCTTGAGGGCAATTTAAGCAAAGGCTATCGCCGTGAAAATCCGCACATAAACGCGTATAGCGAGATAGAATCTTATAATGCTAACATTCTAACAAAGCGCGAAAACTTGCAAAAAGAGCTAAAGTTTCTAGAATCTAAACTTAAAAAACTTACTTCGTCATCAAAAGGGAGCAAAACGAGCCACTCTCCGTCATTGCGAGGCGAAGCCGAAGCAATCCACACGAACGCAAAAGAGCAAATAAAAGCCCAAATCAAAGAGCTAAAACAAGAGTTAGAAAAATGCAAAATTATAACGCCACTAGAATCTAGCATTGAAAATTGTAGTTTTCAATATAAATTTATAGAATCTAAAACGCCAGATTCTATGGATTCTAGCAAGTTAGATTCCACCCCGTCATTAAGTGGCGATGAAATCAATGCGGCGACCTCCTCTCCGTCATTAAGGGCAAGTGAAACAAGTCATAATTCGTCATTGCGAGCGAGTGAAACGAGCGAAGCAATCCACACACCATTACCAAATGACAAAGAAAAAACAATGGATTGCCACGACTTTGCTTACGCAAAGTCTCGCAATGACGCAACGGACCTCACGAATTGCTATCATAAGTCTCGCAATGACGTAACTTACGTCACAAATTGCTATAATAAGTCTTATAATGACGCTTTCACACCTCCCTTTGAAATCCCTTCAACTTGGACTTGGGTGCGCCTTGGGGATATTTGCGAGATTGTATTAGGAAAAACGCCAAAAAGAGAAGTTAAAGAATATTGGGAACCTAAAGACTATAAATGGGTAAGTATTGCTGATATGAAAGAGCGGGAAAGTATTTTTAGCACAAAAGATTCTATAAGCGAACTAGCTAAACAGGAATGTTTTGGCAATTTTATTTTTAAAAAGGGAACTTTGATTCTAAGTTTTAAATTAACGATTGGCAAAACTAGCATTTTAGGATTTGATGGCTATCATAACGAAGGAATCGCGTCTATTATTCCAAAATTTCACAAAGAAAATGAAGAGATTTTTAAACATTTTTTACTTTTATTGTTGAGCGAATTTACGCAGTTTATAGAATCTACGGGAGCTATAAAAGGCGAAACGCTAAATAAAGCAAAGTTAATAGAATTGCCAATCCCCCTGCCACCCTTAAAAGAGCAAGAATTTATAAGCAAAGAATTAGAAAAATTATTCACTCTTACTAAAGGTTTAAGAGTTGATTAA
- a CDS encoding HsdM family class I SAM-dependent methyltransferase, protein MTLNIKSLQNIMRNDAGVNGDAQRIEQIVWILFLKIYDLYEKNWKSEAKLKNTSYTSIIPPNLAWDKWAKDTKDLTSDELLNFVNNDLFPALKNLQITPDTPLNKKIVKYAFEDANNYMKDGILLRKIINEIDELEIKQMKDRQELSRIYETFIKDLQNNKHSGEFYTPRAVTDFVIEYLNPNINDKIADLACGTGGFLTSAYHFLESKINTANDRDIANSYFTGIEKKQLPYILAVTGFLINGIENPNLKHDNTLETHYNDLYTLESFDIIAMNPPFGGNEKEQIQANFPTEFKSSETADLFMAVILERLKVNGKAAVVLPDGFLFGQDSAKINLKKRLLNEFDLHLILRLPPSVFAPYTGITTNILFFNKTPSGTQKTWFYRLDMPPNIKSFGKTKSMKLEHFDPFRQWDKNRVELSDDNNNFKAKSFSKDELIAREYNFDLCGFVSEQEEILDPFSLIKQIKEQRDNLNTTLDSIMSQISAIIKENQ, encoded by the coding sequence ATGACACTAAACATAAAATCCCTGCAAAATATTATGCGAAATGACGCTGGAGTAAATGGCGATGCCCAAAGGATAGAGCAAATCGTATGGATATTATTTCTTAAAATCTATGATTTATACGAGAAAAACTGGAAAAGTGAAGCTAAGTTAAAAAATACAAGCTACACAAGCATTATCCCGCCTAATCTTGCATGGGATAAATGGGCAAAAGATACAAAAGATTTAACGAGCGATGAATTATTAAATTTTGTAAATAATGACCTTTTCCCTGCGCTTAAAAACCTGCAAATTACGCCTGATACACCGCTAAATAAAAAAATAGTCAAATACGCCTTTGAAGATGCAAATAATTATATGAAAGATGGAATCTTACTTAGAAAAATCATTAATGAAATCGATGAATTAGAAATAAAACAAATGAAAGATAGACAAGAGCTATCGCGCATTTATGAGACTTTTATAAAAGATTTGCAAAATAATAAGCACTCAGGCGAGTTTTACACTCCGCGTGCTGTAACAGATTTTGTTATAGAATATTTAAATCCAAATATTAATGATAAAATAGCCGATTTAGCCTGTGGCACGGGCGGATTTTTAACCTCAGCCTATCATTTTTTAGAATCTAAAATTAACACAGCAAATGATAGAGACATAGCAAATTCATATTTCACAGGCATCGAAAAAAAGCAGCTGCCTTATATCCTAGCCGTCACTGGCTTTTTAATAAATGGCATTGAAAATCCAAATTTAAAGCATGATAATACCCTTGAAACTCACTATAACGACTTATATACATTAGAATCTTTTGACATCATCGCTATGAATCCACCTTTTGGCGGCAATGAAAAAGAGCAGATTCAAGCTAATTTCCCAACTGAGTTTAAAAGCAGTGAAACGGCTGATTTATTCATGGCAGTAATTTTAGAGCGACTAAAAGTTAATGGAAAAGCCGCAGTAGTGCTGCCTGATGGCTTTTTATTCGGGCAAGATTCAGCAAAAATTAATCTTAAAAAAAGGCTATTAAATGAATTTGATTTACATCTAATTTTACGCCTGCCGCCTAGCGTCTTTGCCCCTTACACAGGCATTACTACAAATATTTTATTTTTTAATAAAACTCCTAGCGGCACGCAAAAAACTTGGTTTTACCGCCTTGATATGCCACCAAATATTAAATCTTTTGGCAAGACTAAATCTATGAAACTAGAGCATTTTGACCCTTTTAGGCAATGGGATAAAAATCGAGTTGAGCTAAGTGATGATAATAACAATTTTAAAGCAAAATCTTTTAGTAAAGATGAGCTTATAGCGCGTGAATATAACTTTGATTTATGCGGCTTTGTAAGCGAGCAAGAAGAGATTCTAGACCCATTTTCTCTAATAAAGCAAATAAAAGAGCAGCGAGATAATCTAAACACAACGCTAGATTCTATAATGTCGCAAATCTCAGCCATTATTAAGGAAAATCAGTGA
- a CDS encoding acetolactate synthase large subunit, translating to MKTMTGAQMVIQALHLEGVKVVFGYPGGAVLHIYDEIYKQNYFSHILSRHEQGALHAADGYARASGDVGVAIITSGPGFTNAITGIATAFTDSIPLVVISGQVPISQIGTDAFQEIDAVGISRPCTKHNFLVRNITELPRILKEAFYIARSGRPGPVLVDIPKDITGTMGVFNYPDSIALQSYKPTIKGNPRQIKKLCKAILESHKPLFYIGGGAILSNASEIIRELVRCTGIPCVQTLLGIGTLAHDDENLLGMLGMHGTYAANMAVSECDLLICLGARFDDRVTGKLSAFATHAKIAHIDIDPSSIGKIVGIDYPIVGDLKHIVSDMMIELSAFDSARIAKWREHLRSYKCDYPLIYEDSLDSIKPQWVIQRIGEQLGERAIITTDVGQHQMWAAQFYPFSFPRQFLTSGGLGTMGYGLPAAFGAKIAREDKTIINITGDGSILMNIQELMTCVAYNIPLVSVILNNNYLGMVRQWQSFFYEHRFSHTDLSLQPDFIKLIESFGGVGFRVERKSEFDEALKSALEAKKVAFVEVIIDRYEDVLPMVPGGKAIYEMILPNKQGASNG from the coding sequence ATGAAAACAATGACAGGGGCTCAAATGGTTATTCAAGCTTTGCATCTTGAGGGTGTGAAGGTTGTCTTTGGCTATCCGGGCGGTGCGGTGTTACACATTTATGATGAGATTTACAAACAAAATTATTTTTCACATATTCTCTCTCGCCATGAGCAGGGCGCGCTGCACGCAGCAGATGGATATGCGCGCGCAAGCGGCGATGTGGGTGTGGCAATTATCACTTCAGGTCCGGGCTTTACTAATGCCATTACAGGCATTGCCACAGCCTTTACAGATTCTATACCGCTTGTAGTTATTAGCGGGCAAGTGCCTATTAGCCAAATTGGCACAGACGCATTTCAAGAAATCGATGCGGTGGGCATTTCTCGCCCTTGCACAAAGCATAATTTTTTAGTGCGCAATATCACAGAGCTGCCCAGAATCTTAAAAGAAGCCTTTTATATCGCGCGCAGTGGGCGTCCCGGACCGGTGCTAGTGGATATTCCAAAGGATATTACAGGCACAATGGGCGTATTTAACTATCCAGATTCTATCGCGCTGCAGAGCTATAAGCCCACCATTAAAGGCAATCCACGACAAATTAAAAAGCTTTGCAAAGCCATTTTAGAATCTCACAAGCCTTTATTTTATATAGGTGGGGGAGCGATTTTATCAAATGCAAGCGAGATTATCCGCGAGCTTGTGCGCTGCACAGGTATTCCTTGCGTGCAAACATTGCTAGGGATTGGCACATTGGCGCATGATGATGAGAATTTGCTTGGAATGCTTGGAATGCATGGCACTTATGCGGCAAATATGGCAGTGAGTGAGTGTGATTTGCTCATCTGCCTTGGTGCGCGCTTTGATGATAGAGTAACAGGCAAGCTTAGCGCCTTTGCTACTCACGCAAAGATTGCGCATATTGACATTGACCCTAGTTCTATTGGCAAGATTGTAGGCATAGACTATCCTATTGTCGGGGATTTAAAGCATATTGTGAGTGATATGATGATTGAGCTTAGTGCTTTTGATAGCGCGCGCATTGCCAAATGGAGAGAGCATTTACGCTCTTACAAGTGCGATTATCCGCTTATCTATGAGGATAGTCTAGATTCTATAAAGCCCCAATGGGTTATCCAAAGGATAGGCGAGCAGCTAGGGGAGCGTGCTATCATCACTACAGATGTGGGGCAGCATCAAATGTGGGCAGCGCAGTTTTATCCCTTTAGCTTTCCGCGCCAATTTTTGACTAGCGGCGGGCTTGGGACTATGGGCTATGGGCTACCTGCAGCATTTGGCGCAAAAATCGCACGCGAGGATAAAACTATTATAAATATCACCGGCGATGGCTCTATTTTAATGAATATTCAAGAGCTTATGACTTGCGTGGCGTATAATATTCCGCTAGTTAGCGTGATACTAAATAACAATTACTTAGGTATGGTGCGGCAGTGGCAGAGCTTTTTTTATGAGCATCGTTTTTCTCACACAGATTTAAGCTTGCAGCCGGATTTTATTAAGCTTATAGAATCTTTTGGCGGCGTGGGCTTTAGAGTGGAGCGCAAAAGTGAATTTGATGAGGCGTTAAAAAGCGCACTAGAGGCTAAAAAAGTGGCATTTGTGGAGGTTATTATTGATAGGTATGAAGATGTGCTGCCTATGGTGCCCGGTGGCAAGGCGATTTATGAAATGATACTTCCAAATAAACAGGGGGCGAGCAATGGATAG
- a CDS encoding phosphatase PAP2 family protein, translating into MKLVFVRAVCILSLVLCCMQARSEFERFGDAFRFLPLYVMVVSLGLEDYEGVGQLTLGALSTQLATEGMKKGFEAMHDNGYAVKFAKRPCCDNWQGMPSGHASGAFSAAGFVYYRYGWKAALPVGALAALTAASRVEAKKHSILQVSVGALLAWGFAWVFTSEYVPKNTLITPNIETDMHGNPQVSLNILYRF; encoded by the coding sequence ATGAAGCTAGTTTTTGTGCGCGCTGTGTGTATTTTGAGCCTTGTGCTGTGCTGTATGCAGGCGCGGAGTGAATTTGAGCGCTTTGGTGATGCTTTTCGCTTTTTGCCGCTGTATGTGATGGTTGTCTCTTTGGGATTAGAGGACTATGAGGGCGTGGGGCAGCTTACACTTGGCGCGCTTAGCACGCAGCTTGCCACAGAGGGTATGAAAAAGGGCTTTGAGGCAATGCACGATAATGGTTATGCGGTTAAATTTGCTAAACGCCCATGTTGTGATAACTGGCAGGGAATGCCAAGCGGGCATGCGAGCGGGGCATTTAGTGCGGCGGGATTTGTGTATTATCGCTATGGGTGGAAAGCGGCATTGCCTGTAGGTGCGCTTGCTGCGCTTACAGCCGCCTCAAGAGTGGAGGCAAAAAAGCATTCTATTTTGCAAGTGAGCGTTGGAGCATTGCTAGCATGGGGGTTTGCGTGGGTTTTTACAAGTGAATATGTGCCAAAAAATACGCTTATTACGCCAAATATCGAGACTGATATGCATGGAAATCCGCAAGTAAGTTTGAATATTTTGTATAGATTCTAA
- a CDS encoding pyridoxine 5'-phosphate synthase → MTRLGVNIDHIATLREARAIYEPDPLEAVFIAKNAGAHQITLHLREDRRHIHDSDVRRIVQSSPLPVNIESALDERVIDYLISLAPQRITLVPEKREEVTTEGGLDIESHYDSIRDVIKAFEAKGIASALFIEPKKEAIFLARELGASAVELHTGRYANLMLMAYSNLSRTHRAIMEMNMPPQALQEEINKSLENIALCARLATSGTDTRALECFAGHGLNYFNVSNIANIAQISELNIGHSIIARAVFVGLERAIIQMKDAMC, encoded by the coding sequence ATGACAAGACTAGGCGTAAATATTGACCATATCGCTACTTTGCGCGAGGCTAGGGCAATTTATGAGCCTGACCCGCTTGAAGCGGTGTTTATTGCTAAAAATGCGGGCGCGCACCAAATCACTTTGCATTTGCGCGAGGATAGGCGACATATCCATGATAGCGATGTGCGGCGCATTGTGCAGTCTTCGCCCTTGCCTGTGAATATAGAATCTGCGCTAGATGAGCGCGTTATTGATTATTTAATATCGCTTGCCCCGCAGCGCATTACGCTTGTGCCTGAAAAGCGCGAGGAGGTAACTACAGAAGGCGGCTTAGATATAGAATCTCATTATGATTCTATCCGCGATGTGATTAAAGCCTTTGAGGCTAAGGGCATTGCGAGCGCGCTTTTTATCGAGCCTAAAAAAGAAGCCATTTTTCTCGCTAGGGAGCTAGGCGCAAGCGCTGTAGAGCTGCATACTGGGCGCTATGCTAATCTTATGCTTATGGCATATAGTAATCTTTCTCGCACGCATCGCGCCATTATGGAGATGAATATGCCCCCACAGGCACTGCAAGAAGAGATTAATAAAAGCCTTGAGAATATCGCTCTTTGCGCTAGGCTTGCTACTTCTGGCACAGATACACGCGCGCTAGAGTGCTTTGCGGGGCATGGACTAAATTATTTTAATGTATCAAATATAGCTAATATTGCGCAAATTAGCGAGCTAAATATCGGGCATAGCATTATCGCACGTGCGGTATTTGTGGGACTAGAGCGCGCGATTATACAAATGAAAGATGCCATGTGCTAG
- a CDS encoding restriction endonuclease subunit S codes for MPSTWTWVRLGDICEIVNTENIAVGKLPILDVKYLRNLGDKKFGDSGNFVSINDRLILMDGENSGEIFIARENGYLGSTLKKIIYKQIVSIKFMDFLLLSIKDFLKDNKKGAAIPHLDRKLFFDYSLALPPLKEQEVIARVLESLFTLTKGLRVE; via the coding sequence ATCCCTTCAACTTGGACTTGGGTAAGGTTGGGGGATATTTGTGAAATAGTAAATACAGAAAATATCGCAGTGGGTAAGCTACCTATTTTAGACGTGAAGTATTTAAGAAATTTAGGTGATAAAAAATTTGGCGATAGTGGCAATTTTGTTTCAATAAATGATAGATTGATTTTGATGGATGGTGAAAACTCAGGCGAAATTTTCATAGCTAGAGAAAATGGATATTTAGGAAGCACTTTGAAAAAGATTATTTATAAGCAAATTGTCAGTATAAAATTTATGGATTTTTTGCTTTTATCTATAAAAGATTTTTTAAAAGATAATAAAAAAGGTGCGGCTATACCGCATTTAGATAGAAAATTATTTTTTGATTATTCACTTGCTCTACCCCCCCTTAAAGAACAAGAAGTAATCGCTAGAGTCTTGGAATCGCTTTTTACACTCACCAAAGGCTTAAGGGTGGAATAA